A stretch of DNA from Nonlabens ponticola:
CCAATCATCCACTAGGCGGCGTTGATGGTATATTATTGTTGAAACTATTACTGGATCGACGGCCAGATTTCAAGATCATCGCCAACTTTTTATTGCATCGCATTGAGCCGCTCAAGCCATTTATCATGCCGGTCAATCCGTTTGAGGATCATAAGGAAGCACAGTCTAGTGCCACAGGATTTATAAAGGCCATTAGGCATTTAAAGAACGATTTACCATTGGGGATCTTTCCTGCTGGCGAGGTTTCTACCTATCGTGATGGTAAATTAATTGTAGATCGCGCCTGGGAACCAGCTGCGATGAAACTTATACAAAGGGCTGAGGTTCCTGTCATACCTATCTACTTTCATGCAAAGAACAGCCGACTGTTTTATGGATTAGCCAAGCTGTCAGACACGTTGAGAACGGCAAAATTGCCATCAGAATTACTTACTCAAAAAAAGCGCACCATCATTGTGCGCATAGGTAATGCCGTACCGGTTGCAGCTCAAAAAGAGCATGAAGACCTTAAGGACTTTACAGACTTTTTAAGGCGCAAAACCTATTTACTTTCTAAGGCCTATGACAAGGAAGTTACCAAACTGCGCGATCTGCCTAAAAATATCAAACTGCCCAAATCACCACCAGAAAAGATTATTCAAGGCAGTGACGGCAATGCGCTGGCTGTTGAGGTAGAAAACTTAAGACAAGACGATAAGCGACTGCTTATATCAAAGAATTATGAGGTGTTCCTTACTAAGGCTAATGCGATTCCTAACATATTGCGGGAAATAGGCCGATTGCGGGAAATCACCTTTAGAGAAATAGGAGAAGGCACCAACAAGTCCATCGATCTGGACAAATATGATGACTTCTATCACCAGATGTTTTTATGGGACAAGGATGCTCAATGTATTGCAGGCGCTTATCGCATGGGAATGGGTCAGCATATTTATGAAGAGTACGGCATTAATGGATTCTATCTTAACGAACTTTTTAATATCGACGTTGATGCCCATAAAATGATGTCGCAATCCATAGAAATGGGTCGCGCTTTTATCATTCCAGATTATCAACAAAAACCAATGCCGTTATTCCTATTGTGGAAAGGCATCGTGCACTGTACGTTGAGATTTCCTGAGCACAAGTACCTAATAGGTGGCGTGAGCATTAGTAATAAGTTCTCTAACTTTTCAAAATCTATCATGATTGAGTTCATGAAGAGTAATTATTACGATCCTTATCTGGCGCAGTTTATAAAGCCTAAAAAAGAGTTTAAAGTCAAACTGCAGGATGCAGATAAGGACTTCATTTTTGACAGTTCACAGGCAGATCTCAACAAATTTGATCGCTTGATAGATGAACTGGAGCCCAACGAGCTGCGACTACCGGTATTGATCAAGAAATACGTGAAACAGAATGCACGCGTGATTGCATTTAACGTGGACCCATTGTTCAACAATGCTATTGATGGTTTGATGTACATACGCATTGCCGATCTACCAGAAAGTACGGTGAAACCGGTCATGGAAGAGTTTCAAGCCGAAATGGAAGCCAAGTATTTCAATACTAAAAATGAGGAGTAGCAAACACAAATCCTGGTTGTTGTTTCTGTTTATTTTAGGTTCCGCTTTCGCGAAAGCACAATCTACAACCACCACTATCACAGGAAAGATCATCGATGAGATTACCAGCGAGCCATTAATGGGTGTTGCAGTTTATATTTCAGGAACCTCGATAGGTGTTGTTTCTGGACCAGATGGTGATTTTTCTATTGAATATTCTCAAGAGTATAATTCACCACTAGTTTTTAGTTTTTTAGGATATGAAAAAAAGCAACTTGCAGATCCGGTAAGCTTTGACACGTCAATTATCAAACTATCCATGCAAGAAAATGATCTGGAAGCTGTGGTCATCAATCCAGATCCATGGGATCGCACCACCAAAGAACGTTTATTTAGAGAAACCTTTATTGGTTTAAATAGCCTTGAACATACTAAGATTCTTAACATGAGTCAAGTGCGATTGAGGTTCAATCCAGAGACTAAACAACTAACGGCATGGAGCAACAATCCTATCAGGATTTACAATGAACAATTAGGATACCTGATTGATTACGATTTGGTAGAATTTGAGCTCAACTTTAGAAAAATACCTTCTGACAGTCAAATCCAGCGCTCCTATGATGTTGAACATGCCTATAGGAATTATGTTCAAACTTCCTCATATCGCGCGGGTTCATCATTCTATCAAGACGCGCACGACGTCGATATTACAAAAAGAAAATGGCGTAGGAGACGCAATAAGGCCTTCAGGCAATCATCGCTCAATTTATTTAGGGTGATATCACGAGAGACATGGGAAGAAAGCAAGTTTAAATTGTTCTCCAAAGGTTTTAAAGTAGATCCTGAAAAACATATTAGATCAAAAAAGATTGTGGATGGATATCAGGTAGCTTTTAGAAATAAGCGATATTCCGTCAAGGATAGGTCTGGACATCAAACTGATTTTTCACTATCAACCAATTATCTATACATAGATGATTACGGCAATAATTTGACCTCTAGAGAAATTAGGCTTAGTGGATATATTGCAAAATTAGGAGTAGGCGGCATGATGCCACTTGACTATGAGGTGATAGAAAAATAGTAGAAGCAATAGCCTAGAACCAAGGCTTGCGACCTACTTGATACATTTGGTAAAACTCCTCATCAGACTTTGTGAGATAGATGATACCTTCTATAAAGCCTATGATAACTGGGATATAGATGGTAAATGCTCCTATGACAACGCAAATTAGCACTAACGATAGCAGCGTGGTACCCAACAAAATCAAACCTTCTTGAGTATAACCCAAAACAAACTTGTGAATTCCCAAACCGCCGAAGAAAATCCCCATCAAACCAGCAATCAACTTCTTGTTGTTTTGACCATGCACTAGATCGTCCAGTCCGTCTTTAAACTCATTTGCAGATTGCTTGAAACCTTCTCTGGTACTGTCAAATCTAGAATCATCGTTGGGTCTATTGGTATCACTCATGGTTGTTAGTTTAGAGTTTTAAACATACTATTTTTTTATAAAATAGATTCATCTGCTGGCTGCCAAAGTTCTATCCTGCGTCCATCAATATCTACAACCCAGGCAAAGGATCCGTACTCATAATGCTCTATTGGTTTGATGGATTCAATATCAGCGGCTGCCAGTCTCTGCATAAGAGCGTCAAGATCATCCACACGATAATTGACCATGAATTGTTGATCTCGTTCACCTAGATAATCGGTCTTTTGTTTAAATGGACTCCATGCGGTTGTTTGATTTTCTGCGGCTTTAAAGGTTGCTCCATAATCGCCAGCATCGATGCCCAGATGTTTTTTATACCATGCCTTGGTAGCTTCAACATCTGCACATTTGAAGAAAACGCCTCCTATTCCTGTGACTTTTCCTTTCATGATTCTAGGTCCTTTATCATTTTGTTAGCGATTACCTGTGCAAGCAGCTTTTTTGATTCAACGGTCCATCCAGCAACATGCGGCGATAATATGACTTGATCCATGGCAAGCAGTTTCTTGAAATCTTCAGGCATTTGATGCTCATCAAACATATTTTCAAAAGAGCTTTTTTCATATTCCAGCACGTCCAGACCTGCACCTAGGATCTTACCATTCTCTAACGCGGCAACCAAGTCGGCGGTCACGACAGATTTACCACGAGCGGTATTGATGAGGTGAAAAGGTTTTGCAAAAGCGTTGATGAAGTCTGCATCCACCATGTTTGTGGTAAGCTGGGTTTGCGGTGTGTGTAGGCTCAGTACATCGGCGTCTTGTTGCAGATGTGCTAGCGAGACTTGTTGTGCGTTTTCATCACCTACATTGTCTTTGATATCATAACATAGTACCTCACAATCAAACCCACGCAATTTTCTTGCAAAAGCTTTACCCATGTTGCCATAACCTATCAATCCTACCGTGCGACCATCGAGTTCAATACCACGATTACCTTCTCGATCCCAGATGCCAGAACGCACCTCACGATCTGCCTTATTCAATTTGTTGAACAAGGCTAGCAACATGGCTAGCGCATGCTCGCCTACGGCATTTCTATTTCCTTCTGGTGCGTTGAAACAGGCGATTCCTAATTTTTCAGCAACGGCGAGATCTATATTTTCTAGTCCAGCGCCTACACGTCCTATACATTTGAGATTTGTAGCGTGCGACAAAAACGCTGCGTCGATAGGGAATCTACTGCGCACGACCAGCGCGTCATAATTGGATAATACTTGCTGTATTTGTTCCTTATTACTGGTGAAATCAAAATGATTTTCATGACCAGCATCTTCCAGCATTTGAGCCAGAATTTCATGATTACTATCTAGGTGTAAGATCTTCATAGCTGCGTCTAATGGTAATCGATTTTGTCGAGTTCCTGCTCATAATCGTACTGTAAGTCCTCATGTAAGGTCGAGATACGCACCTTAATAAGGACGATTTGCCGCTGCACAATATCCCTTACAATTTTAAGGCGCAGTAAAGATGGATGCGTCTCTTGCAGACTGTAGCAAAAATGAATCAACAGGCTTACCTCTGTCTCCTTGCTGCCTGAATAGCGCACATATTTTTTGGTTTCCTTGAGTATGCGACGCACTGCTTTTTTTGCATAATAACCATTGCTGGTGTTGATGGCGAGTAGCTTCTCGTCAATTAATTTCTTGACATTCTCAATATATTCTTCCTCATGGTGCGCTTCAAAAAGCAGGTAACTCAGCAGCTCCTTATTCTCCTTTTTGAATCTTGATAGCCGTAAAATGATCGCACGCAACTCATCATCTGTGCGATACTTGAGTTCATCGCGCACCTCTTTGGCCGTGGCAGTTTTCATGTTGTGAAGATAGTGGGAATTACGCTTTCGCGAAAGCTAACAAACCCACCAACTAGATACCAATGATGGCCTTTGCAAGTAGGAAATAAATAAGAATACCAAAGATGTCGTTGCTGGTCGTGATAAAAGGACCTGTCGCGAGTGCAGGATCGATACCGCGCTTATGTAAAAAGAGCGGAACAAAAGTCCCGATAAGGCCAGCGACAATAATAACACAAAACAGTGAGGTAGAAATAGCGATGGATGTAAGGATCTCGCCTTGAGCAAAATAGGTGTAAACCAGTAGCAGTAAGGCCAAAATCACACCGTTGAGCATGGCAAGCAAGACTTCTTTAAGTAAACGGCTAGAAATGCTGCCGCGCAAATCATCATTTGCAATACCTTGAACGATGATTGCACTGGATTGAACGCCCACATTTCCTGCCATCGCGGCGATGAGTGGTGTAAATAAAAACAGCACGGCATACTCTTCAAACAAGGACTCAAACTGGCCCATAATCGCAGCAGCACCTATACCACCGACTAGTCCTAGAACAAGCCAAGGCAATCGCGCTCGTGTCAAATCGAGAATACTGTCATTTGCCTCGACATCCTGCGAGATACCCGATGCGAGTTGGTAGTCCTTTTCAGCTTCTTCAGTAATAAAATCTACTATATCGTCAATGGTAATACGGCCTACAAGTCTGTCTAGCTCATCTACCACGGGTATGGCTTCCAGGTCATATTTACGCATAACGCGAGCAACCTCTTCGCCAGATGTGTTGACATTGACGTAATCCACTTTGGGAATATATACATCCTTGATAGGTGTGGTCTCAGCACTTGTGAGTAAGTCCTTGAGAGAGAGACGACCTTTTAGTTTTTGTTGATTGTCCACCACATAAATGGAATGGACTCTGGTAACGTTTTCCGCCTGTGCGCGCATCTCGCTTACACAACCGGTAACGGTCCAGTTTTCATTCACCTTTACCAATTCTTTTGCCATCAGTCCACCAGCGCTATTTTCATCATAGCGCAATAGATCTACTATGTCTTCTGCATGTTGCTCGTCACCCATATTTGAGATGACTTCTTGAGCGAGAATATCTGGCAGCTCGTTTAGGATATCGGCGGCATCATCGGTATCCATTTCTTCTAGCTCGTCGGCAATTTCCTTAGGTGATAACTCATTGAGAATACGGTCTCGTTGGTCTTCATCAAGTTCCATGAGAGCCTCAGACGTGGTCTCGCTATCCAGCAACTTGATGATGAAAATTGCTCGCTCTAGATTGAGATCGTCAATGATCTCAGCAATGTCAGCAAAGTGCAAATCCTCTAATATCGCCTTGACGCGAGCGCTATCACCTTGATCGATGAGTTGTTCAAGGTCTGTGATAAAGTCTGGTGTTACTTGAAATTGCATGGGCGTGAGGTACTAGCTCACAAATATAACTTTTGACCTGCGATTAAGAACATAAAATGCTGGACAGGATGAGCATTGTACCATTTTGTCCAGCATTATCTAAAATCAAACTGTCTGCGAGTCGCTCTTTAAGACTTATAAATTGCGCCAGCAGCTATTTCACGATGAGCATCGAGATCTGCCTGGACGCTGTCAATTTTCATTTGTATGGTGACTAGTGCTGTTTTACCTAATGGCAATCGTAGTGATGGGTTATCTGAATTAACCAAATTTATTATAGCAAGCGCGGCTTTATTAGGATCGCCTTCTTGCTTACCATCAACACCTTTGAGTTTGTTTCTAAATGCTCCAGCGGTATCGTTATAATCTTCAATAACCTTGTCGGCCTCCATAAGATTGCTGCTAGCAAATCGTGTACGGAATGGTCCTGGCTCGACCATAGTTAACTTAATACCCAGTGGTGCAATTTCTTGCGCCAGCGCTTCACTAAAACCTTCTAATGCAAACTTACTGGCATTATAAATTCCAAAACCTGCAAAGGCCTTCAAACCGCCATGCGATGAGATTTGAATAATGTGTCCCGATTTTCTATCACGCATGTATGGCAATACAGCATTTGTGAGATTGAGTACGCTGTAAAAATTAGTTTCAAATACTTTTCTCGTTTCAGCGATCGAGGTTTCTTCAACTGCGCCAATAATTCCGATTCCAGCGTTGTTAACCAGCACATCAATGTTTCCAAACTGCTCGATGATATTCTTAACGGCTGGTGCTATTTCATTTTCCTGGGTGACGTCAAGGGTGATGGCATGACCTTTATCTTCATATTTTTTATTGAAGGCTGAGGTCTGCGATTCCTTTCTAAAAGTACCTACTACAAAATCTCCAGCGTTCATAACCTGTGTGGCAAGTGCTTCACCCAATCCACTCGATATACCTGTGATAAACCAAATTTTCTTTTCCATGTTTCTATTTTAATGAGTTAATAATATCAGTTGCTTCTACACGATTGCGGTAATCGCCTCCAGTTGATGCTGCAAAGGTTACTTTATGATCCTGATCAATAATAAAAACTGCTGGCACTGGAATCTCACGTGAGTCATCTGCATAATGGCTGTCAAAGTCAAATCCCAAATTTGTCATGGTATCTATTGGTTGATCAGCGTTTTTAAATACCTGGGTAAAATTTCTAGCAACCATATTACCATTGTCACTCAATACATGAAAATCTAGCTCGTTCTTTTCCTTTATGTTCATCGACTCATCTGGTGTTTGTGGAGAAACAGCTACAAGCTGTGCATTATGCTTGGTAAAATTATCCATGTGTTGCCTATAGTGAGATAACTGTAGATTGCAGTAAGGGCACCACGTGCCTCGATAAAAAACCAGGATCACACGACTTTCTTCCAGCAGGTCGTACAAACGCACCGTTTCATTTGCAGCGTTTGATAGTGAAAAGTCAGGAGCTGTATCTCCTGTTTGCAATTTTAAAATGGATTGTTGTGATGCTTGCAATTGGCTCGCATCGTTGTCAAATACCTCAAGTGCGTCAGCCGGTAGCATCTGTGTGAGGTTACCGCGCAAGGTTTTCAAGTCTTCTTTGTAAGAGTTGTGTGTATCGCTCATAATTATAGATTTTTAAACGATACAAATATGCAGGCTGTGCGCAGCCTATAAAATGAACTATACCAGTAAATTGAATTGAACTAGTTCAAGATTCTTGAGCAACGCGCTTGCGTATTTTACTCAAAAACTCAGCTGTCATGCCTAGGTAGGATGCAAGCATATATTGCGGCACGCGCTGGACAATATTGGGGTAGAGTTTTAGAAATTCAAGATAGCGTTCTTGTGCAGTATTATTAAGATTTGACAATACACGGCGCTGGGAATAGGCAAATGACTTTTGGGCAACAAGTCTAAAGAATCGCTCAAATTTATGGTTGCTGGCACACAATTGTTCTGTGTCCTCATAGGATATTTGATGTACAATACAGTCTTCTAGTGCCTCTACAAATAGAGATGCTGGTTCTTGATTTACATAACTATTAAAGTCGCTGATAAACCAGTCTTCTACAGCAAATTGGATGGTGTGTTCCATACCTGCATCGCTTATGAAATAACTGCGCAACGCACCTTTTTTCACATAAGTTTGATGATGACAAACAAAATTGGGCTGCACGATAAACTGCCTTTTTTTTACTCTTGTCGTGCGCAGTAAGCCAGTGAATTCACGCTCATCTCGCTCATCGAGATCAACATACCTTTTGATATTGTTTAATATGTTTTGATAGTCTTGCAAGATAAATCACTGGCTTTTTTCAATTTCCTCAATTTCAGTCGTCAACTTCACAAACTCATCTACTGATATCTGTTCAGGTCGCAGGCTAAATATTTCTTGCTCACGCATCTCGTCTGGCAAATTCATGGATTTGAGCGAATTGCGTAGCGTTTTGCGACGTTGCTGGAATGCCAGTTTTACCACCTGTCGCAGCTTGTCATAAGAGCAGGATAGCTGGTCGTGATTTTGTTTTCGCGTAAGCAATAAAACTCCACTATGCACTCTTGGTGGTGGATCAAAAACCTCTGGGCCAACGGTAAATAGATAATCGGCATCATAATATGCTTGCGTCAAGACAGAAAGAATACCATATGTCTTGGAGCCGTGATCTGCACAAATGCGTTGTGCCACTTCCTTCTGGAACATACCGCCAAATTCTGGAATCTGTTCTCTATTCTCAATGGTCTTAAAAACAATTTGTGTACTGATGTTGTAGGGAAAGTTACCAACGATGGCAAAAGGCTCATCGCCAAAAATCTGGCTCAAATCCTGCTTTAAAAAGTCGGCTTCCAGCACTTCAAAGGTGGCTGGCGAAACGATTTTTTGATGCTCTATAGGAAAGGAGTGTTTCAAGTAAACCACGGACTCACTATCCAGTTCCATCGCGGTGACCTTGATGCCTTTTCTTATCACATGCTTAGTCAACACACCAGTTCCTGGACCTATTTCTAGAACCTGGTCATAGCCATTGTAGGTTAAGCAATCTGCAATGCGCACAGCAATGCTCTCATCCTTAAGAAAATGCTGTCCTAGGTGCTTTTTGGCAGTGACGCCTTTGTCTTGCGAGGTGTATTTTTTGAACTGTTTTTTAGCCAAGGCTTGAAGTTTTCTAGTGGGAAAAACTATAAGGTAATGATTAAATCGCTATAGCAAGAGCAATCGCTAATTCATATTCCCATGAACGCGATACTCGTCGATCATTTCCAACTCGGTTCTAAAGGATAGCACTCGATCGCCAAAACGTCCAGCGGCAATCTGTCGCATCCTGGCATCATGCTTCTCATAAAATAATTCCAACGCCTCGCGACTGGTAGACTTATACTGGATCGAAAAAGTGCTGCTGTCATCTTCTTCTTCAACCAGAACTCTCGTGAGCCTGGCATCCATAAAAAGACCTGTTCCCAATACTTGTGCGATATGTTCTCGCACCCATTCCAGCCATTCATTTTCTAGTGACTTATGCATGTTGCTCGTCACGTTATATATAATCATACTTATGTCTCGTTTGTTTCAAAATCACCTCGCAGCTTGCGATATCGACGTCTTGCATCGATAAAGAAGATGCTATCTGCATGATTATAGATGATTTTCTCATATAATTCCTGCGCTTTTTCTGGCATTATTAATTTGCTCTCAAACAGCAACGCCAGCTCGTATAAAGCATCGTCTGCTAGGATGCCGTCGCCATAAAATTCTATGAGTTTTTCATAGTTTTTTCTCGCCAACTCATTCTCGCCCTGCAATTCAAATAACTGCGCTTGCCTTAATAGGGCTTCATCCTCGATGGGATCGCCTTTGTGGTCTTGCAGTAAACTCGAGTACATGGATAAGGCTTGCTCGTTTTTGTTTTGGTATTGTTTTAGTTCCGCTTTCGCGAAAGCTGACAACGCAACATAGGTCGTGTCATGCATCGAGTGATCACTTATGGTCAAGCTCAACTGCATGGCGTCATTGGCAATCAATTTACTGGCAGCATTACGCAAAACCTTGAGTTGGGTAAGGCTCCATTTAAAGTCGCCCTGATAATAGCTGGTGCGCGCTACCTTAAATTGTGATTCTTGAGCGAGATCAGAGTTGGGTAAATCGTTTGGTATCTGGCTGTACAGTATCAGTGCGCGATTAAACTGTTCTTTGAGCACGAGAATATCTGCCAGCAGCATCTTGACATTGGCTTTTTGAAACTTGCCCTGAGGCTGGTTTTTAAGATCAGTCAATAAATCAATCGCTCTATCTGGCTGGTCTGCCTTAAACGCTAGGAATCTGGCATAGGCCTGTTGTAAACTGAAGGACCGCGCATCTCGACCATAGAGATCTAGTAGCGACT
This window harbors:
- a CDS encoding GNAT family N-acyltransferase, with the protein product MSLVNAQEVAKAINIDKYGLLGKLGGWSIMKLLRISRLNKIYDRNKHKEGTEFLDAILDDLNVKFEIPEEDLRRIPKTGGFITISNHPLGGVDGILLLKLLLDRRPDFKIIANFLLHRIEPLKPFIMPVNPFEDHKEAQSSATGFIKAIRHLKNDLPLGIFPAGEVSTYRDGKLIVDRAWEPAAMKLIQRAEVPVIPIYFHAKNSRLFYGLAKLSDTLRTAKLPSELLTQKKRTIIVRIGNAVPVAAQKEHEDLKDFTDFLRRKTYLLSKAYDKEVTKLRDLPKNIKLPKSPPEKIIQGSDGNALAVEVENLRQDDKRLLISKNYEVFLTKANAIPNILREIGRLREITFREIGEGTNKSIDLDKYDDFYHQMFLWDKDAQCIAGAYRMGMGQHIYEEYGINGFYLNELFNIDVDAHKMMSQSIEMGRAFIIPDYQQKPMPLFLLWKGIVHCTLRFPEHKYLIGGVSISNKFSNFSKSIMIEFMKSNYYDPYLAQFIKPKKEFKVKLQDADKDFIFDSSQADLNKFDRLIDELEPNELRLPVLIKKYVKQNARVIAFNVDPLFNNAIDGLMYIRIADLPESTVKPVMEEFQAEMEAKYFNTKNEE
- a CDS encoding carboxypeptidase-like regulatory domain-containing protein; the protein is MRSSKHKSWLLFLFILGSAFAKAQSTTTTITGKIIDEITSEPLMGVAVYISGTSIGVVSGPDGDFSIEYSQEYNSPLVFSFLGYEKKQLADPVSFDTSIIKLSMQENDLEAVVINPDPWDRTTKERLFRETFIGLNSLEHTKILNMSQVRLRFNPETKQLTAWSNNPIRIYNEQLGYLIDYDLVEFELNFRKIPSDSQIQRSYDVEHAYRNYVQTSSYRAGSSFYQDAHDVDITKRKWRRRRNKAFRQSSLNLFRVISRETWEESKFKLFSKGFKVDPEKHIRSKKIVDGYQVAFRNKRYSVKDRSGHQTDFSLSTNYLYIDDYGNNLTSREIRLSGYIAKLGVGGMMPLDYEVIEK
- a CDS encoding TM2 domain-containing protein; this encodes MSDTNRPNDDSRFDSTREGFKQSANEFKDGLDDLVHGQNNKKLIAGLMGIFFGGLGIHKFVLGYTQEGLILLGTTLLSLVLICVVIGAFTIYIPVIIGFIEGIIYLTKSDEEFYQMYQVGRKPWF
- a CDS encoding VOC family protein, with amino-acid sequence MKGKVTGIGGVFFKCADVEATKAWYKKHLGIDAGDYGATFKAAENQTTAWSPFKQKTDYLGERDQQFMVNYRVDDLDALMQRLAAADIESIKPIEHYEYGSFAWVVDIDGRRIELWQPADESIL
- a CDS encoding 2-hydroxyacid dehydrogenase, whose amino-acid sequence is MKILHLDSNHEILAQMLEDAGHENHFDFTSNKEQIQQVLSNYDALVVRSRFPIDAAFLSHATNLKCIGRVGAGLENIDLAVAEKLGIACFNAPEGNRNAVGEHALAMLLALFNKLNKADREVRSGIWDREGNRGIELDGRTVGLIGYGNMGKAFARKLRGFDCEVLCYDIKDNVGDENAQQVSLAHLQQDADVLSLHTPQTQLTTNMVDADFINAFAKPFHLINTARGKSVVTADLVAALENGKILGAGLDVLEYEKSSFENMFDEHQMPEDFKKLLAMDQVILSPHVAGWTVESKKLLAQVIANKMIKDLES
- the mgtE gene encoding magnesium transporter, with amino-acid sequence MQFQVTPDFITDLEQLIDQGDSARVKAILEDLHFADIAEIIDDLNLERAIFIIKLLDSETTSEALMELDEDQRDRILNELSPKEIADELEEMDTDDAADILNELPDILAQEVISNMGDEQHAEDIVDLLRYDENSAGGLMAKELVKVNENWTVTGCVSEMRAQAENVTRVHSIYVVDNQQKLKGRLSLKDLLTSAETTPIKDVYIPKVDYVNVNTSGEEVARVMRKYDLEAIPVVDELDRLVGRITIDDIVDFITEEAEKDYQLASGISQDVEANDSILDLTRARLPWLVLGLVGGIGAAAIMGQFESLFEEYAVLFLFTPLIAAMAGNVGVQSSAIIVQGIANDDLRGSISSRLLKEVLLAMLNGVILALLLLVYTYFAQGEILTSIAISTSLFCVIIVAGLIGTFVPLFLHKRGIDPALATGPFITTSNDIFGILIYFLLAKAIIGI
- a CDS encoding oxidoreductase, with the protein product MEKKIWFITGISSGLGEALATQVMNAGDFVVGTFRKESQTSAFNKKYEDKGHAITLDVTQENEIAPAVKNIIEQFGNIDVLVNNAGIGIIGAVEETSIAETRKVFETNFYSVLNLTNAVLPYMRDRKSGHIIQISSHGGLKAFAGFGIYNASKFALEGFSEALAQEIAPLGIKLTMVEPGPFRTRFASSNLMEADKVIEDYNDTAGAFRNKLKGVDGKQEGDPNKAALAIINLVNSDNPSLRLPLGKTALVTIQMKIDSVQADLDAHREIAAGAIYKS
- a CDS encoding peroxiredoxin family protein, which produces MSDTHNSYKEDLKTLRGNLTQMLPADALEVFDNDASQLQASQQSILKLQTGDTAPDFSLSNAANETVRLYDLLEESRVILVFYRGTWCPYCNLQLSHYRQHMDNFTKHNAQLVAVSPQTPDESMNIKEKNELDFHVLSDNGNMVARNFTQVFKNADQPIDTMTNLGFDFDSHYADDSREIPVPAVFIIDQDHKVTFAASTGGDYRNRVEATDIINSLK
- a CDS encoding Crp/Fnr family transcriptional regulator — its product is MQDYQNILNNIKRYVDLDERDEREFTGLLRTTRVKKRQFIVQPNFVCHHQTYVKKGALRSYFISDAGMEHTIQFAVEDWFISDFNSYVNQEPASLFVEALEDCIVHQISYEDTEQLCASNHKFERFFRLVAQKSFAYSQRRVLSNLNNTAQERYLEFLKLYPNIVQRVPQYMLASYLGMTAEFLSKIRKRVAQES
- the rsmA gene encoding 16S rRNA (adenine(1518)-N(6)/adenine(1519)-N(6))-dimethyltransferase RsmA — protein: MAKKQFKKYTSQDKGVTAKKHLGQHFLKDESIAVRIADCLTYNGYDQVLEIGPGTGVLTKHVIRKGIKVTAMELDSESVVYLKHSFPIEHQKIVSPATFEVLEADFLKQDLSQIFGDEPFAIVGNFPYNISTQIVFKTIENREQIPEFGGMFQKEVAQRICADHGSKTYGILSVLTQAYYDADYLFTVGPEVFDPPPRVHSGVLLLTRKQNHDQLSCSYDKLRQVVKLAFQQRRKTLRNSLKSMNLPDEMREQEIFSLRPEQISVDEFVKLTTEIEEIEKSQ
- a CDS encoding DUF4286 family protein, whose protein sequence is MIIYNVTSNMHKSLENEWLEWVREHIAQVLGTGLFMDARLTRVLVEEEDDSSTFSIQYKSTSREALELFYEKHDARMRQIAAGRFGDRVLSFRTELEMIDEYRVHGNMN